A stretch of the Sphingobacterium thalpophilum genome encodes the following:
- a CDS encoding TIGR03915 family putative DNA repair protein, translated as MVYIYDATFKGLLTATFTAFEYREFMVKLITNRGQQEQLFGSRREIQSDSEKAARVYRGLTKQLTPKIAADFWRAFLCENPKVSQTIFDLIISIFRGAGDILHNFGDEKVLQFNQALQKVNRERHRMKAFIRFQKSSNSHYVAVIEPDFNVLPLIIDFFRQRYADQVWLIYDKKRRYGIYYNLQTVTEVTLDVQETKTLQKSSESIFVDPQDANYENLWCSYFESTNIEARKNLSLHIKHVPKRYWRYLPEKRKSLFVKGNNKT; from the coding sequence ATGGTATATATCTACGACGCTACTTTCAAAGGGCTCCTTACTGCTACGTTCACCGCCTTCGAATACAGAGAATTTATGGTTAAACTAATAACCAATAGAGGCCAGCAGGAACAATTGTTTGGTTCGCGAAGGGAGATACAGTCAGATAGCGAAAAAGCAGCACGCGTATATCGAGGCCTGACTAAACAGCTTACTCCCAAAATAGCGGCAGATTTTTGGCGGGCCTTTCTATGCGAAAATCCGAAAGTTAGCCAGACTATCTTTGACCTGATCATTTCTATTTTCCGGGGCGCCGGCGATATCCTTCATAACTTTGGAGATGAGAAGGTACTCCAATTTAATCAGGCACTACAAAAGGTAAACCGCGAACGTCATCGGATGAAGGCATTCATTCGGTTTCAGAAAAGCTCAAACAGCCATTACGTAGCTGTAATCGAACCTGACTTTAATGTCCTTCCCCTAATCATAGATTTTTTTAGACAGCGTTATGCAGATCAGGTATGGCTTATTTATGACAAGAAAAGACGTTATGGCATCTACTATAATCTGCAAACCGTCACAGAAGTCACGCTGGATGTGCAAGAGACCAAAACGCTGCAAAAATCTTCGGAAAGTATTTTTGTTGATCCGCAAGATGCAAATTACGAAAATTTATGGTGCAGCTATTTTGAAAGCACTAATATCGAGGCCAGAAAAAACCTCAGCTTACATATAAAACATGTGCCTAAACGTTATTGGAGATATCTCCCCGAAAAAAGAAAGTCCTTATTCGTTAAAGGCAATAACAAAACATAA
- a CDS encoding efflux RND transporter periplasmic adaptor subunit codes for MKGIISIFFAIMVSSLLFSCGPSRPGGEGHTQDNATEAGGGEGHEEGTETVTALNEQQIESVGITFGNIEQKQLETTIKANGLLSVPNNNKANATSLYGGVIKTLNVQLGDIVRKGQVIATIINPQFVQLQEEYVALESKITLAAQEMARQEELNAGNAGARKNLQAATAEFNSLRARKASLQQQIQLMGINPSHVNLSNLKTSLVVTSPISGTVSNVFAKIGSYVDVSSPVIEIVDNSLLHLDLQVFEKDLPLIKVGQIIHFQLTNNPDKTYSAKVFTIGSSFENESKTIAVHSTVIGSKVGLIDGMNITGIIGINEVTTPAVPNSAIVEADGKYYIFIETSKPAGAHEDHDEHAHSHDEGESKHAHKNEMEAAKHAAAQGKSINFEKIEVQKGVSAIGYTAITPMREIPQQTRIVVNGGFFINAKMSNTGGHEH; via the coding sequence ATGAAAGGTATAATCAGTATATTTTTTGCAATTATGGTCAGCAGTCTTTTGTTTAGCTGCGGGCCATCGCGTCCGGGGGGCGAGGGTCATACACAGGACAACGCGACTGAAGCAGGTGGAGGTGAAGGCCATGAAGAAGGGACGGAGACGGTTACAGCTCTCAACGAACAGCAGATAGAATCTGTGGGCATCACCTTTGGAAATATTGAACAAAAACAACTTGAAACGACCATTAAAGCCAACGGCCTGCTGAGTGTGCCAAATAATAACAAGGCAAATGCGACTTCCTTATATGGCGGAGTGATAAAAACGTTAAACGTTCAACTGGGTGATATTGTTCGCAAAGGGCAGGTGATCGCCACGATCATCAACCCACAATTTGTACAGCTTCAGGAAGAGTATGTTGCTTTAGAAAGTAAAATTACACTTGCGGCGCAGGAGATGGCCCGTCAAGAAGAATTAAACGCAGGGAATGCAGGTGCGAGAAAAAATTTACAGGCAGCGACAGCTGAATTCAATAGCCTGCGTGCGAGAAAGGCCTCGTTGCAGCAACAAATTCAGCTGATGGGTATTAACCCAAGCCATGTCAACTTGTCAAATCTGAAGACTTCTTTGGTGGTAACCAGTCCGATTAGTGGGACAGTAAGCAATGTGTTTGCTAAGATCGGTAGTTATGTTGATGTGTCGTCCCCTGTTATCGAGATTGTGGACAATAGTTTGTTGCATTTGGATCTTCAAGTCTTTGAAAAGGATCTCCCTTTAATCAAAGTCGGCCAGATCATCCACTTTCAGCTGACCAACAATCCGGACAAAACCTATTCAGCCAAGGTATTTACCATAGGTTCGTCGTTTGAGAACGAGAGTAAGACCATTGCTGTGCATAGCACGGTGATCGGCAGTAAAGTCGGTCTGATCGACGGGATGAACATCACGGGGATAATTGGTATTAACGAGGTGACAACACCGGCGGTACCCAATAGCGCTATCGTCGAGGCGGACGGCAAATATTATATTTTTATCGAAACCAGTAAGCCGGCCGGAGCCCATGAAGACCATGATGAACATGCCCATAGCCATGATGAAGGGGAATCAAAACATGCACATAAAAACGAAATGGAAGCAGCAAAGCATGCAGCTGCACAAGGAAAAAGTATAAACTTTGAAAAAATTGAAGTGCAGAAGGGTGTTTCTGCAATCGGATACACGGCGATTACTCCCATGCGGGAAATTCCGCAGCAAACAAGGATCGTAGTTAACGGGGGCTTTTTCATCAATGCCAAGATGAGCAATACCGGAGGGCATGAACATTAG
- a CDS encoding putative DNA modification/repair radical SAM protein, producing MDRLEEKLRILADAAKYDVSCSSSGSTRKNKGGVGDASYSGICHSYTEDGRCVSLLKILLTNHCIYDCAFCVSRRSNDVQRAAFTVDEVVSLTMNFYRRNFIEGLFLSSGIFKNADYTMERLLSIVKKLRNEQRYNGYIHLKTIPGANEQLIQEAGLYVDRMSINLELPTEAGLKLMAPEKDHESVKKPLEFVNSKLIQYREEKKLIKSVPSFVPAGQSTQMVIGATPENDYEIMQVAANFYKHYQLKRVYYSGYVPISNNHSILPQIGTPPPLVRENRLYQTDWLMRFYGFDIQEILHPGHTDLELDIDPKLSWALRNPQLFPVDINTADYRMIIRIPGIGRQSASKIIQARKFGRLHEYQVKKMGIAFHRARHFMTCADSAIGLGYPDMQKVRQQIVGRPSGKTTFSSQLTLF from the coding sequence ATGGATAGATTGGAAGAAAAATTGCGTATCCTCGCCGATGCTGCAAAATATGATGTGAGCTGTAGTTCTTCAGGATCGACACGAAAAAACAAGGGCGGTGTCGGTGACGCATCTTATTCGGGTATATGCCATAGTTATACAGAGGATGGACGTTGTGTATCCTTACTCAAAATACTATTGACCAACCATTGTATCTATGACTGCGCTTTCTGTGTCAGCCGGCGGAGCAACGATGTGCAGCGCGCTGCATTTACAGTGGATGAGGTGGTCTCGTTGACCATGAATTTTTACCGCAGAAACTTTATTGAAGGTCTTTTTCTAAGTTCAGGCATTTTCAAAAATGCCGACTATACAATGGAAAGGCTACTGAGCATCGTAAAAAAGCTCCGTAATGAACAACGTTACAATGGCTACATCCATCTCAAAACCATTCCGGGTGCCAACGAGCAACTTATCCAGGAGGCCGGATTATATGTCGACCGCATGAGCATCAACCTCGAGTTACCCACAGAGGCTGGATTGAAATTGATGGCTCCGGAAAAAGACCATGAATCCGTAAAGAAACCGCTCGAATTTGTCAACAGCAAGTTGATACAGTATCGCGAGGAAAAGAAACTCATCAAGAGCGTACCTTCATTTGTCCCCGCTGGACAGAGTACACAGATGGTAATCGGTGCTACACCTGAAAACGACTATGAAATTATGCAGGTTGCTGCTAATTTTTACAAACACTACCAACTAAAGCGTGTTTACTACTCGGGCTATGTTCCGATTTCCAACAACCACTCTATACTGCCACAAATCGGAACACCTCCTCCCTTAGTGCGAGAAAATAGACTTTATCAGACGGATTGGCTGATGCGTTTTTATGGTTTTGACATTCAGGAGATTTTGCATCCCGGACATACAGACCTAGAACTTGATATCGATCCTAAGCTAAGCTGGGCACTGCGAAATCCGCAGCTATTTCCGGTAGATATCAATACTGCCGACTACCGAATGATTATCCGTATTCCGGGAATAGGCCGGCAGTCTGCATCGAAAATCATTCAGGCGCGCAAATTTGGCCGACTGCATGAGTATCAGGTAAAAAAAATGGGGATTGCTTTTCATCGGGCCCGGCACTTTATGACCTGTGCAGACTCCGCCATCGGTCTGGGCTATCCAGACATGCAAAAGGTCCGCCAACAGATCGTAGGCCGGCCCAGCGGTAAAACAACGTTTTCTTCACAATTAACACTCTTCTAA